One segment of Nostoc flagelliforme CCNUN1 DNA contains the following:
- a CDS encoding DUF3288 family protein: MINDAPAGKDQQHPLYNRDRPLIDILLSQEATDYNLAELARLRMRYQGFPGARDIQKDLDKVLQQWGLTEAELYEKTRQIHNLGGIYKSRGKKEEQDWN, encoded by the coding sequence ATGATCAATGATGCACCCGCAGGTAAAGACCAACAACATCCTCTTTATAACCGCGATCGCCCCCTTATTGATATTTTACTCTCTCAAGAGGCGACAGACTATAACTTAGCAGAATTAGCTAGGCTGCGAATGCGTTATCAAGGGTTTCCAGGGGCAAGAGATATCCAAAAAGACCTTGATAAAGTCTTGCAGCAGTGGGGTTTAACCGAGGCCGAACTTTATGAGAAAACTCGCCAAATTCACAACCTGGGGGGTATTTACAAAAGTCGCGGGAAGAAGGAGGAACAGGATTGGAATTAG
- a CDS encoding CPBP family glutamic-type intramembrane protease, with the protein MNPIILRVKHAILTIPSSQAWLYSAILIVLFAVISLPIGFYFKFLKFELFQKSSLEAAKIIIISIFAPAIAEELFFRVLLLPHLTENVSISDQWLWGCLSLVIFVIYHPLEAITVYKAGFPTFINPVFLLLVALLGSFCIIIYFQTGSLWTSVVVHWIVVIVWLLFLGGYSKLNTHQE; encoded by the coding sequence ATGAATCCAATTATCTTACGTGTAAAACACGCAATTTTAACAATTCCTTCTTCTCAAGCTTGGCTATACTCGGCAATATTAATAGTATTATTTGCAGTAATTTCTTTGCCTATAGGCTTCTATTTCAAATTTTTAAAGTTTGAATTGTTTCAAAAGTCATCATTAGAAGCAGCTAAAATCATAATAATTTCTATTTTTGCCCCTGCAATAGCAGAAGAATTATTTTTTCGGGTTTTATTACTTCCTCATTTGACAGAAAATGTTTCAATAAGTGACCAATGGCTATGGGGATGTCTCAGTTTAGTAATTTTTGTTATTTATCATCCTCTTGAAGCCATCACAGTGTATAAAGCAGGGTTTCCTACATTCATTAATCCAGTCTTTCTTTTATTAGTAGCACTCTTAGGAAGTTTCTGCATAATTATATATTTTCAAACAGGTTCTTTATGGACATCTGTTGTTGTTCATTGGATAGTTGTAATAGTTTGGCTACTCTTCTTGGGTGGATACAGTAAATTAAATACTCACCAAGAGTAA
- a CDS encoding cytochrome c oxidase subunit 3, with amino-acid sequence MDSYINPDELHHTAAEHTHDEEGNKMFGFIVFLLSESVIFLSFFAGYAIYKTTTPNWLPDGVSGLEVKEPTINTVILVASSFVIYLAERALQRHDLVKFRLFLLATMAMGTYFLVGQAIEWNGLTFGFTSGVFGGTFYLLTGFHGLHVFTGILLQSIILVRSFIPGNYDTGHFGVNATSLFWHFVDVIWIILFILIYVWQ; translated from the coding sequence ATGGACAGTTATATCAATCCAGATGAATTGCACCACACAGCCGCAGAACATACCCACGACGAAGAAGGCAACAAGATGTTTGGCTTCATTGTCTTCCTACTATCTGAAAGCGTCATTTTCTTGAGTTTTTTCGCCGGATATGCCATATACAAAACAACAACTCCTAACTGGCTACCAGATGGTGTTTCTGGGCTAGAAGTAAAAGAACCGACAATCAACACAGTAATTCTTGTCGCCAGTAGCTTTGTAATTTACTTAGCAGAACGCGCCCTTCAACGCCATGACTTAGTGAAATTTCGCCTGTTTCTCTTAGCAACAATGGCGATGGGAACTTACTTTTTGGTTGGACAGGCGATTGAATGGAACGGCCTCACTTTTGGCTTCACATCAGGGGTATTTGGTGGGACATTTTACCTGCTAACAGGTTTCCACGGTTTGCACGTTTTCACTGGCATTCTGTTGCAGTCAATAATTTTGGTACGTTCTTTCATTCCTGGCAACTACGACACAGGCCACTTCGGCGTGAACGCGACTTCGTTGTTCTGGCACTTCGTCGATGTTATCTGGATTATTTTGTTTATCCTAATCTACGTTTGGCAGTAA
- a CDS encoding DUF2237 family protein, producing MTEAKNVIGGNLEACCTSPMTGFYRDGFCRTGGQDFGSHVVCAEVTSEFLEFTKSHGNDLSTPVPGSNFPGLKPGDRWCLCASRWQEALDAGVAPPVILSATHARALEMVSLDELKKHALTSS from the coding sequence ATGACAGAAGCTAAAAACGTAATCGGTGGAAACCTAGAAGCCTGCTGCACTTCTCCGATGACTGGGTTTTACCGCGACGGTTTTTGTCGCACAGGTGGTCAGGATTTCGGTTCGCACGTCGTATGTGCCGAAGTTACTTCAGAATTCCTGGAGTTCACCAAATCCCATGGGAACGATCTAAGCACACCTGTTCCTGGTTCTAATTTTCCTGGACTGAAGCCTGGCGATCGCTGGTGTTTATGTGCTTCTCGCTGGCAAGAAGCTCTCGATGCTGGCGTTGCTCCACCTGTCATCCTCTCTGCAACCCATGCTAGAGCTTTGGAAATGGTTTCCCTAGACGAATTGAAAAAACATGCCTTAACTTCGTCTTGA
- the psbA gene encoding photosystem II q(b) protein, with product MTATLQQRSSANVWDRFCEWITSTNNRIYIGWFGVVMIPTLLAATACFVIAFIAAPPVDIDGIREPVAGSLIYGNNIISGAVVPSSNAIGLHFYPIWEAASLDEWLYNGGPYQLVVFHFLIGVFCYLGREWELSYRLGMRPWIAIAYSAPVAAATAVFLVYPIGQGSFSDGMPLGISGTFNFMIVFQAEHNILMHPFHQLGVAGVFGGSLFSAMHGSLVTSSLVRETTETESQNYGYKFGQEEETYNIVAAHGYFGRLIFQYASFNNSRSLHFFLAAWPVIGIWFTALGVSTMAFNLNGFNFNQSIIDSSGRVISTWADVINRANLGMEVMHERNAHNFPLDLAAGDVAPVALTAPAING from the coding sequence ATGACAGCAACCTTACAACAGCGCTCAAGCGCCAACGTATGGGATAGATTCTGTGAGTGGATCACCAGCACCAACAACCGGATTTACATCGGTTGGTTCGGCGTAGTAATGATCCCCACCCTGCTAGCCGCTACCGCTTGCTTCGTAATCGCCTTCATCGCCGCACCTCCAGTAGACATCGATGGTATTCGTGAACCCGTTGCAGGTTCTTTAATCTACGGAAACAACATCATCTCTGGTGCAGTAGTACCTTCCTCGAACGCTATCGGCTTGCACTTCTACCCAATTTGGGAAGCAGCATCTCTTGATGAGTGGTTGTACAACGGTGGTCCTTACCAATTGGTAGTATTCCACTTCTTGATTGGCGTATTCTGCTACCTGGGTCGTGAATGGGAACTATCCTACCGCTTAGGTATGCGTCCTTGGATTGCGATCGCCTATTCTGCTCCAGTAGCAGCAGCAACCGCAGTATTCTTGGTATACCCCATCGGACAAGGTTCATTCTCTGACGGTATGCCCTTGGGAATAAGCGGAACCTTCAACTTCATGATCGTGTTCCAAGCAGAACACAACATCTTGATGCACCCCTTCCACCAATTAGGTGTAGCAGGTGTATTCGGCGGAAGTTTGTTCTCTGCAATGCACGGTTCTCTTGTAACTTCCTCCTTGGTTCGTGAAACCACCGAAACCGAGTCACAAAACTACGGTTACAAATTCGGTCAAGAAGAAGAAACCTACAACATTGTTGCAGCCCACGGCTACTTCGGTCGTCTAATCTTCCAATACGCTTCCTTCAACAACAGCCGTTCACTGCACTTCTTCTTAGCAGCATGGCCTGTAATCGGAATCTGGTTCACCGCCTTGGGTGTAAGCACAATGGCGTTCAACTTGAACGGTTTCAACTTCAACCAATCAATCATTGATTCAAGTGGTCGTGTTATCAGCACTTGGGCAGATGTAATCAACCGGGCTAACCTGGGTATGGAAGTAATGCACGAGCGTAACGCTCACAACTTCCCCTTAGATTTAGCTGCTGGTGATGTTGCTCCTGTCGCTCTGACTGCTCCTGCTATCAACGGTTAA
- a CDS encoding hybrid sensor histidine kinase/response regulator gives MQMEPKVNILLVDDKLENLLALEAILEKLGENLVRATSGEEALRCLLHQDFAVILLDVQMPGMDGFETATLIRNRGRSRHTPIIFLTAFSTSDQMLFKGYALGAVDYLLKPLDPNILTSKVTVFVELFKKTEAVKQQAAQLVAVNAELRQSEERLRSLSTCSPVGIFEIDTEGGCRYTNPRYQIICGLKAAESLQKKWLESVHPEDRERAVASWSDYIYRGRDYSEEFRFQTAQGIVRWVQVRSSPMLSGQGELLGYVGTLEDITERKQAEEVRAQVIREQTARAEAEAANRMKDEFLAVLSHELRTPLTSMLGWSKILRSKKLDEKATSRALEAIERNAISQMQLIEDILDVSRIIRGQLRLNVSAVNLLTVTEAALEAVRPLAEPKDIKLNTVLDASVGSVYGDPARLQQVVWNLLTNAIKFTPKGGRVDVNLSVVYCQEQETTHKYAQIQVIDTGIGISSEFLPKVFERFRQADSTTTRSHNGLGLGLAIVRHLVELHKGKIFAESPGTGEGATFTVRLPLLQDNRASRASREATGEISSPVASTPLAGLRVLVVDDEADTRNFLSFMFEEYGAFATAVASVDEALAVIEQAKPDILISDIGMSQQDGYTLIRKLRSLEPEKGGRIPAIALTAYTREEDRLEALSAGFQQHLSKPIDPTKLIAIVADVLKLPVEVPVG, from the coding sequence ATGCAGATGGAACCCAAAGTAAACATCCTCCTAGTGGATGATAAACTAGAAAATTTGCTAGCACTAGAAGCAATCCTGGAAAAACTGGGAGAGAATTTGGTGAGAGCTACTTCTGGGGAAGAAGCTTTGAGGTGTCTGCTACATCAAGACTTTGCAGTGATTTTGCTGGATGTGCAAATGCCAGGGATGGATGGCTTTGAAACTGCAACCTTGATTCGCAATCGGGGGCGATCGCGCCACACTCCAATTATCTTTCTCACCGCCTTTAGCACCAGCGACCAAATGTTGTTTAAAGGCTATGCCTTGGGTGCAGTAGATTATTTGCTCAAACCATTAGACCCCAATATTTTGACTTCCAAAGTCACAGTATTCGTAGAACTATTTAAGAAAACAGAAGCCGTCAAGCAACAAGCAGCGCAGCTAGTAGCTGTGAATGCCGAACTCAGGCAAAGTGAAGAACGATTGCGATCGCTGAGTACTTGTTCACCCGTTGGCATTTTTGAAATTGATACTGAAGGAGGATGTAGATATACTAATCCTCGCTATCAGATAATTTGTGGCTTGAAAGCGGCAGAGAGTTTACAAAAAAAATGGCTAGAATCTGTTCATCCAGAAGATAGAGAACGAGCAGTTGCCAGCTGGTCTGACTACATTTATCGCGGTCGTGACTACTCTGAAGAGTTTCGCTTTCAAACTGCTCAGGGCATTGTCCGTTGGGTTCAAGTTCGCTCATCACCCATGCTTTCCGGTCAAGGGGAATTGCTGGGATATGTAGGCACTCTCGAAGATATTACTGAACGCAAACAAGCAGAAGAAGTCCGCGCTCAAGTGATTCGAGAACAGACGGCAAGAGCCGAAGCAGAAGCAGCAAATCGGATGAAAGATGAGTTTCTCGCTGTTCTCTCCCACGAACTCCGTACACCCTTAACCTCAATGCTGGGCTGGTCAAAAATCCTCCGCTCTAAGAAGCTTGACGAAAAAGCCACTTCCCGCGCTTTAGAGGCGATTGAACGCAACGCAATATCTCAGATGCAACTAATTGAGGATATCTTAGATGTATCCCGGATTATCCGTGGTCAGTTGCGGTTAAATGTATCTGCGGTGAATCTGCTCACGGTAACGGAGGCAGCCTTAGAGGCAGTGCGTCCCCTAGCAGAACCAAAAGATATTAAGTTAAATACTGTTTTAGATGCTTCAGTCGGATCAGTTTATGGCGATCCAGCCCGGTTACAGCAAGTTGTCTGGAACCTACTAACTAATGCCATTAAGTTTACCCCTAAGGGTGGCAGAGTAGATGTGAATTTGTCAGTAGTCTATTGTCAAGAACAAGAAACAACTCACAAATACGCCCAAATTCAAGTTATCGATACGGGCATTGGTATCAGTTCCGAGTTTTTGCCCAAAGTATTTGAGCGTTTCCGGCAAGCAGATAGCACCACAACGCGATCGCACAATGGATTAGGGCTAGGACTAGCGATCGTCCGTCATCTAGTAGAACTGCACAAGGGTAAAATCTTTGCCGAAAGTCCAGGCACAGGAGAAGGAGCAACCTTTACTGTGAGATTACCACTGCTACAAGACAATAGGGCTAGCAGAGCGAGTAGAGAAGCCACAGGAGAAATTTCTTCTCCTGTGGCTTCGACGCCCCTTGCTGGATTAAGAGTTTTAGTTGTAGATGATGAAGCAGACACCCGTAACTTTCTCAGTTTTATGTTTGAGGAATATGGGGCGTTTGCCACTGCGGTAGCATCAGTTGATGAAGCGTTAGCAGTAATTGAACAAGCAAAACCAGATATCCTAATTAGCGACATCGGCATGTCACAGCAAGATGGTTATACGCTGATTCGGAAACTGCGCTCTTTGGAACCAGAAAAAGGCGGACGTATCCCAGCGATCGCTTTAACAGCATATACGCGCGAGGAAGACCGTCTAGAAGCGCTTTCAGCAGGGTTTCAGCAGCATTTATCTAAGCCAATAGACCCCACTAAATTGATTGCTATAGTTGCCGATGTATTAAAGCTACCTGTGGAAGTTCCAGTGGGTTGA
- a CDS encoding chemotaxis protein CheB yields MAFEIVVIGTSLGGLSALKILLGNLPADFLVPIAIVQHRHKESNNALQELLQEYTSLPIREVEDKDEILPGHIYIAPADYHLLVEPGHFALSTDEPVSYARPSIDVLFESAADVYSKQVIGVILTGANQDGMQGLKKIKARGGLTIVQEPATAESDVMPEAAISAVAVDWILTLSNIASQMVKLCH; encoded by the coding sequence GTGGCATTTGAAATTGTGGTCATTGGTACTTCTTTGGGTGGATTATCAGCCTTAAAAATTCTCCTGGGTAATTTACCAGCAGACTTTCTAGTGCCGATCGCGATCGTGCAACACCGTCACAAGGAGTCTAACAACGCACTCCAGGAGTTATTACAAGAATATACTTCGTTGCCGATTCGAGAAGTGGAAGACAAAGACGAAATACTACCAGGACATATCTACATAGCTCCAGCAGATTATCACTTATTGGTTGAACCAGGTCACTTTGCCCTCTCAACTGATGAGCCTGTTTCTTATGCCAGACCATCTATCGATGTGCTATTTGAGTCAGCAGCCGATGTCTATAGTAAGCAAGTTATTGGTGTAATATTGACAGGAGCAAACCAAGATGGTATGCAAGGTCTTAAGAAAATAAAAGCGCGGGGAGGGCTTACTATCGTACAAGAACCTGCCACAGCTGAAAGCGATGTTATGCCAGAAGCAGCAATTTCTGCTGTTGCAGTAGACTGGATTTTAACACTTTCAAACATTGCTTCCCAAATGGTTAAGCTTTGTCATTAA
- a CDS encoding cytochrome c oxidase subunit II has protein sequence MKIQKILNILTLLTGAIAVTVTSLWIGKQAYSWLPPQAAAESLLIDDLISFLVTLGSFIFLGVTSTLMYSVIFHRAIKDDFTDGPPIEGNITLEVVWTAIPILLVLWIAGYSYQVYEQMGIQGPSEIVHLHNPLGMESAYAEPKDAPANALAEPVEKIDVLAKQWAWVFHYPERDITSTELHLPSDRRIRLALKSQDVLHGFYIPAFRLKQDIIPNHAIDFEFTPIRPGQYRLTDSQYSGTYFATMQANVVVESPEDYQQWLAQAATQKPSLANNQAASEYAQTSNQSVQTGWVTVPPAAPPLVNSPG, from the coding sequence ATGAAAATCCAGAAGATTTTAAATATTTTGACGCTGCTTACAGGCGCGATCGCAGTGACTGTTACGAGTCTCTGGATCGGGAAGCAGGCTTACTCCTGGCTTCCCCCGCAAGCAGCAGCCGAATCCCTACTAATTGATGATTTGATTAGCTTCCTAGTAACCCTCGGTTCCTTCATCTTCTTGGGAGTAACAAGTACTCTGATGTATTCTGTGATCTTCCATCGGGCCATCAAAGATGACTTCACCGACGGCCCCCCAATTGAAGGTAATATCACCTTAGAAGTTGTCTGGACAGCAATTCCAATTCTGTTAGTGTTGTGGATTGCGGGCTACAGCTATCAAGTTTACGAACAAATGGGGATTCAAGGCCCATCGGAAATAGTTCACCTGCATAATCCATTGGGAATGGAATCGGCTTATGCAGAACCAAAAGATGCACCAGCTAACGCTTTAGCGGAACCTGTAGAAAAAATCGACGTACTAGCTAAACAGTGGGCGTGGGTTTTTCATTATCCCGAAAGAGATATTACCAGTACCGAATTGCATTTACCTAGCGATCGCCGGATACGTTTAGCGCTGAAATCACAAGACGTTCTCCACGGCTTTTATATACCTGCATTTCGCCTCAAGCAGGATATTATTCCTAACCATGCGATCGACTTTGAATTTACTCCCATCCGCCCCGGACAATACCGATTGACCGATTCGCAATATAGCGGTACATACTTTGCGACGATGCAGGCGAATGTAGTTGTCGAATCTCCTGAAGATTATCAGCAGTGGCTGGCACAAGCTGCAACCCAAAAGCCATCCCTAGCAAATAATCAGGCAGCTTCTGAGTATGCTCAAACATCCAATCAATCAGTCCAAACTGGTTGGGTTACAGTTCCACCTGCTGCACCTCCTCTAGTCAATTCACCTGGTTGA
- a CDS encoding DUF2231 domain-containing protein has translation MLEYFTSLNDHNLPYPDTIHPIVVHFVIAMVLFSFFCDVVGYFTGKSSLFEVSWWNMLVATIAIFVAIIFGQFEAGLAQPYSLAKSVLNLHTLIGWSLSGIITAITAWRYVIRARNPQKLPIYYLGAGLVLTLIVGLQVYLGDQLVWVYGLHTVPVVEAVKDGLLR, from the coding sequence ATGCTTGAGTATTTTACATCATTGAACGACCATAATTTACCCTATCCAGATACGATTCATCCCATCGTTGTCCACTTCGTAATTGCGATGGTGTTGTTTTCCTTTTTCTGTGACGTAGTTGGCTATTTTACTGGTAAATCCAGTCTTTTTGAGGTGAGTTGGTGGAACATGTTAGTTGCCACGATCGCCATCTTCGTTGCGATTATTTTTGGTCAGTTTGAAGCGGGTTTAGCACAGCCTTACAGCCTAGCTAAATCGGTGCTGAACTTGCATACGCTGATTGGTTGGTCGCTTTCGGGAATCATCACGGCAATTACAGCTTGGCGCTATGTAATTCGTGCCCGCAACCCGCAAAAATTACCAATTTATTATTTGGGAGCCGGACTAGTTTTAACTTTGATAGTTGGGTTGCAAGTATATCTCGGAGATCAACTTGTTTGGGTGTATGGATTGCATACAGTGCCAGTTGTGGAAGCAGTAAAGGATGGTCTGTTGCGATGA
- a CDS encoding DUF2231 domain-containing protein, translated as MNSELIDQLSGSLGANGLPYTIPIHPNLVHLTIGLFIIGMTFDIVGVLFPFEKWVFKFLAITVERDNLFDVGWYNMLGASIITFFTVAAGFYEMLLATPPVDMKSAWGLQAMETMLWHGVGGVFLLALIVVLTIWRGWQRFVWAKQEYKQTDREVQWIYLLAGIVIMFILYVHGTLGAQMAAEFGVHNTADNLLRSHQDLNTTLK; from the coding sequence ATGAACTCAGAATTAATTGACCAATTGAGCGGCTCTTTAGGCGCAAACGGATTACCTTACACAATTCCCATTCATCCCAACTTAGTTCATCTGACAATAGGTTTATTCATCATTGGGATGACCTTTGATATTGTCGGTGTTCTGTTCCCCTTTGAAAAATGGGTCTTCAAATTTTTAGCAATTACTGTGGAACGTGACAACTTATTTGATGTTGGTTGGTACAACATGCTAGGTGCCAGCATCATCACATTTTTCACAGTGGCAGCAGGCTTTTATGAAATGCTGTTGGCAACACCACCAGTTGATATGAAAAGTGCCTGGGGATTGCAGGCAATGGAAACTATGCTTTGGCATGGTGTGGGTGGTGTGTTCTTATTAGCGCTGATTGTTGTCCTGACCATCTGGAGAGGATGGCAGCGCTTCGTTTGGGCCAAACAAGAATATAAACAGACAGATAGAGAAGTGCAATGGATCTATCTGTTGGCAGGCATAGTAATCATGTTCATTCTGTACGTCCACGGGACACTAGGGGCGCAAATGGCTGCCGAGTTTGGCGTACACAATACAGCAGATAATTTGCTGCGATCGCACCAAGACCTCAACACAACACTCAAATAA
- the ctaD gene encoding cytochrome c oxidase subunit I produces MTNVPIEGILLPDEKHNHESPSNWKEYFSFSTDHKVIGIQYLVTSFFFFLVGGIFAMVMRGELMTPESDLVDRTVYNGMFTMHGTIMLFLWTFPSLVGFANYLVPLMIGARDMAFPRLNAVAFWMVPVVGILMMGSFFVPGGPAQAGWWSYPPVSLQNPTGNLINGQVIWLLAVAISGVSSIMGAVNFVTTIVKMRAPGMGFFRMPLFVWGVFSAQIIQLFGLPALTAGAVMLLLDLTVGTSFFDPAKGGNPVMFQHYFWFYSHPAVYVIILPVFAIFSEIFPVYSRKPLFGYKVVAISSILIAGVSGIVWVHHMYVSGTSGLMRLIFMLTTMCVSVPTGIKVFAWVATIWGGKLRLNTPMLFALGGLIMFVFAGITGIMLSSVPVDVHVNNTYFVVGHFHYVLYGTVTMGLFAAIYHWFPKMTGRMYSESWGKIHFWLAFIGTNLNFLPMHPLGLQGMLRRVASYAPEYQFWNIIASLGGFLLGMSTLPFIFNMVISWMQGEKAPANPWRAIGLEWLVSSPPPVENFEEIPIIISEPYGYGKSEPLTANLPE; encoded by the coding sequence ATGACTAATGTTCCTATTGAAGGTATTCTTCTCCCTGATGAGAAGCATAACCACGAATCTCCAAGTAACTGGAAAGAATACTTCAGCTTTAGTACTGACCACAAGGTAATTGGTATCCAGTATCTCGTTACCTCATTTTTCTTCTTTCTCGTCGGCGGTATCTTTGCGATGGTGATGCGGGGAGAACTGATGACACCCGAATCAGATTTAGTCGATCGCACAGTCTACAACGGTATGTTCACCATGCACGGCACTATAATGCTGTTTTTGTGGACATTTCCCTCACTGGTTGGTTTTGCCAACTATTTAGTACCCCTGATGATTGGGGCGCGAGATATGGCATTTCCCCGCCTCAACGCCGTCGCCTTTTGGATGGTGCCAGTAGTCGGGATTTTGATGATGGGTAGCTTCTTCGTTCCTGGTGGCCCAGCCCAAGCTGGCTGGTGGTCTTACCCGCCAGTTAGTCTCCAGAATCCCACAGGTAACTTGATTAATGGTCAAGTTATCTGGCTCTTAGCGGTGGCAATATCTGGCGTATCCTCAATTATGGGGGCAGTGAACTTTGTCACCACAATCGTGAAGATGCGGGCCCCAGGAATGGGTTTCTTTCGGATGCCCTTGTTTGTCTGGGGAGTATTTAGCGCCCAGATTATCCAACTATTCGGATTACCTGCGCTGACAGCAGGTGCGGTGATGCTGCTACTCGACCTCACAGTTGGCACGAGCTTTTTTGACCCAGCCAAGGGTGGAAATCCAGTCATGTTCCAACATTACTTCTGGTTCTACTCCCACCCCGCCGTTTACGTGATCATTCTGCCTGTCTTTGCGATTTTCTCAGAAATCTTCCCAGTTTATTCACGTAAACCTCTATTTGGTTACAAAGTAGTAGCTATTTCATCCATCTTGATTGCAGGAGTAAGCGGCATTGTTTGGGTACACCACATGTACGTCAGTGGTACATCAGGCTTGATGCGGTTGATTTTCATGCTGACAACAATGTGCGTGTCTGTACCCACGGGAATTAAAGTATTTGCCTGGGTAGCAACTATTTGGGGCGGTAAACTGCGGCTAAATACACCCATGCTGTTTGCCTTGGGCGGATTAATCATGTTTGTCTTCGCCGGCATCACAGGCATCATGCTTTCTTCAGTGCCGGTTGATGTCCACGTTAACAATACCTACTTTGTAGTGGGACACTTTCACTACGTCCTCTACGGCACCGTGACGATGGGCTTATTTGCTGCTATCTATCACTGGTTCCCCAAAATGACCGGGCGGATGTACTCCGAAAGCTGGGGTAAAATCCACTTCTGGTTAGCATTCATCGGCACCAACCTCAACTTTTTGCCCATGCACCCATTAGGATTGCAAGGAATGCTACGCCGAGTCGCTTCCTACGCCCCAGAGTATCAATTCTGGAATATCATCGCTAGCCTTGGCGGATTCCTCTTAGGAATGTCCACCTTGCCCTTTATATTCAACATGGTGATCTCTTGGATGCAAGGCGAGAAAGCACCCGCTAACCCTTGGCGGGCAATCGGACTAGAGTGGTTAGTTTCTTCACCCCCCCCAGTAGAAAACTTTGAAGAAATCCCCATCATCATCTCCGAACCCTACGGCTACGGCAAATCAGAACCCTTAACAGCCAACCTCCCAGAATAA